The proteins below are encoded in one region of Tsuneonella sp. CC-YZS046:
- a CDS encoding hemolysin family protein, with protein MPDERHGEASAGDADSSSGLWRVIRRFFEGESDEQSLREQLEEAIDEHEEEHRGDDAGNSNGDLSKVELQMLRNLLHFSEHDADDVAIPRSEIIAAPACASWEELVGLFAEHGHSRLPVYRDTLDEVIGMIHIKDVFPYLATGKQPPADWTTLMRQPLYVPQARNAVDVLADMRARRTHLAIVVDEYSGVDGIITIEDLVEEIVGDIEDEHDDAPEELIIPIGDGIWEADARAELEDVAERIDERLGEVEESVDTLGGLAFVLAGQVPPVGTVLTHESGWRIEIIGGNERHVTRLRLHPPAPGRPEGEDG; from the coding sequence ATGCCCGACGAAAGACATGGCGAAGCCAGCGCGGGAGACGCGGACAGTAGCAGCGGTCTCTGGCGCGTGATCCGGCGCTTCTTCGAGGGGGAAAGCGATGAGCAATCCCTGCGAGAGCAGCTGGAAGAAGCGATCGACGAGCACGAGGAGGAGCATCGCGGCGACGATGCCGGCAACAGCAATGGCGACCTTTCCAAGGTCGAATTGCAGATGCTGCGCAATCTCCTCCACTTCAGCGAGCATGACGCCGACGACGTGGCGATTCCCCGCAGCGAGATCATCGCCGCGCCGGCCTGTGCGTCATGGGAAGAGCTGGTCGGGCTGTTCGCCGAACATGGCCACTCGCGCCTGCCAGTCTATCGCGACACGCTCGATGAAGTGATCGGGATGATCCACATCAAGGATGTGTTTCCCTATCTGGCGACCGGCAAGCAGCCGCCCGCCGACTGGACCACGCTGATGCGCCAGCCGCTTTACGTGCCGCAGGCTCGAAACGCGGTGGACGTGCTGGCCGACATGCGCGCGCGCCGGACCCATCTCGCCATAGTGGTGGATGAATATTCCGGGGTCGACGGGATCATCACCATCGAGGATCTGGTCGAGGAGATCGTCGGCGACATCGAGGACGAGCATGACGACGCGCCCGAGGAACTGATTATACCGATCGGCGACGGAATATGGGAAGCCGACGCGCGGGCCGAGCTTGAAGATGTCGCCGAAAGGATCGACGAGCGGCTGGGCGAGGTCGAGGAATCCGTCGATACGCTGGGCGGGCTGGCCTTCGTGCTGGCAGGCCAGGTGCCGCCGGTCGGAACGGTGCTGACCCATGAAAGCGGCTGGCGGATCGAAATCATCGGCGGGAATGAACGCCACGTCACGCGATTGCGGCTGCATCCGCCCGCCCCGGGCAGGCCCGAGGGAGAGGACGGATAG